In one Alnus glutinosa chromosome 14, dhAlnGlut1.1, whole genome shotgun sequence genomic region, the following are encoded:
- the LOC133857772 gene encoding alpha carbonic anhydrase 4-like yields MICFLQTNPTAIFVFLTSLILSSHHFSTALESEVDDEFPFTYTEGTGKGPMEWGQIDPHWKVCGNGKMQSPIDLLDKRVQVFPTLGKLKRDYKPAPAVVMNRGHDIAVKWKQDAGKININGTNYKLLQCHWHSPSEHTFNGSRYDLELHVVHKSSSGKIAVVGIVYKYGHPDPFLSKLFHHIKSVGREEERDLGIINPGVIKFGSRKYYRYIGSLTVPPCTEGIIWTIVKKVRTVSREQVHALREAVHDGFEANARPTQQSGGITTVELYAPRENGGST; encoded by the exons ATGATTTGCTTCCTCCAGACCAATCCCACCGCCATCTTTGTCTTTCTCActtctctcattctctcatcCCACCACTTCTCTACAGCTCTCGAGTCTGAAGTGG ATGATGAATTTCCATTTACTTACACTGAAGGAACTGGTAAAGGGCCAATGGAATGGGGCCAAATCGATCCACATTGGAAAGTCTGTGGTAATGGAAAAATGCAGTCTCCTATTGATCTTTTGGACAAAAGGGTGCAGGTTTTTCCGACTCTAGGAAAATTAAAAAGGGATTACAAACCAGCTCCTGCTGTAGTGATGAACAGGGGACACGACATTGCA GTGAAGTGGAAACAGGATGCAGgaaaaattaacataaatgGGACTAATTACAAGCTGCTGCAGTGTCATTGGCATTCACCCTCTGAGCACACATTCAATGGATCAAG GTATGACTTGGAGCTTCATGTAGTTCATAAAAGCTCCAGTGGAAAGATAGCTGTTGTTGGAATTGTTTACAAATATGGCCACCCTGATCCCTTCCTTTCGAAG CTGTTCCACCACATAAAATCAGTtgggagagaagaagagagagatttGGGGATTATTAACCCAGGAGTTATTAAGTTTGGGAGCAGAAAGTATTACAGATACATTGGTTCTCTTACAGTTCCACCATGCACTGAGGGCATCATTTGGACAATAGTCAAGAAG GTGAGGACAGTTTCAAGGGAGCAAGTGCATGCCTTAAGGGAAGCCGTTCATGAT GGATTTGAAGCAAATGCAAGGCCAACTCAACAATCAGGTGGAATAACAACAGTTGAGTTGTATGCTCCAAGGGAAAATGGAGGTTCTACCTAG